In the Pedobacter cryoconitis genome, GCATTATGCCAGGTGGTGATAAAACTGCTTATGGCGAGATGAAAGAGATTCTGGAAGCAGTTTCTGCTAAAGTAAATGGTGATCCATGTGTGGCTTATATTGGCCCCGGAGCTTCGGGCCACTTTGTGAAAATGGTACACAATGGTATAGAGTATGCCATGATGCAGTTGTTAGCTGAGGCTTATGACATTATGAAAAATGCACTTGAATATTCAAATGAGCAGATTCATGATGTATTTGAGCAGTGGAACAATGGTCGTTTACAGTCTTTCTTATTAGAAGTGACTAAAGATATCTTTGCTTTTAAGGATGAAAAAACTGGTGGTTACCTGGTGGATTACATCAAAGATGAAGCGAAGTCTAAAGGTACTGGAAAATGGACTTCACAAGTGTCAATGGACTTGCAGTTACCGATCCCTTCTATCAATGAGGCAGTAAGTACAAGGGATTTATCTAAATTCAAAAGCTTACGAACTGCATTGGCCAAAACTTATACTCAGGACAAATATACTGTTGGAGATAAGGATAAGTTTATTGTTGAACTGGAACAGGCTTTATATTTCGCTGTAATTTCTTCTTATGCGCAAGGCCTTCATTTATTATGGCAGGCATCTATCACTTATGAATATGAATTGAATTTACATGAAATCGCACAAATCTGGCGCGGTGGATGTATTATCAGGGCAGAATTCTTAGAAGATATTTACCAGGCTTATAAAAAGCAACCGGATCTGGAGCATCTTTATGCTGATGCAGGTATCGCAAAAAAATTAGAAGAAATTCTTCCTGGAATGAGATCTGTAGTTAGCCATACCGTATTAACTGGATTAGCTGTTCCTGCATTTGCTTCTGCCCTGACCTATTTCGATTCGTTAAAAACAGAAAGAATGCCTTCTAATTTGATTCAGGCACAAAGAGACTTTTTTGGTGCACACCAGTTTGAACGTACTGATGCAGAAGGAACGTTTCATGCGCTCTGGAATCCAGTAAAATCATAATATAAAAGAAATGATCCTGAACGCGTTATTAATGCTATAATAAGCGCATTCAGGCTTCATCACTGATAAATAAAATATGCACTAATGAAAACAAGTCAATGCCTTAACCCAACCGTTTTTGTCATCTTTGGTGGCACTGGGGATTTAAATATGCGCAAACTTGCGCCAGCACTTTATAACTTGTATTCTGATGGCTATATGCCTAAAGATTATGCAATAATCGGAACAGCGAGAAGCAAGCTCACTGATGTACAGTTCCGCAACACTATTATGGAGGGGGTAAATAGTTTTTCCCGCGCTGGTAAGGTTAAGAAAGAGAAGTGGGATGGTTTTGCAGAAAATGTATACTACAATCCTGTAGATGTATCTGCTCCTGAAACTTTCCAGGATCTTAAAACAAGTATTGAAAAGCTTAAGAAAAAATTTGGCCCTAAAACACAGGTGATTTATTACCTGGCAGTAGCACCAAATTTATTCCCGCTAATTGCGGAATGTATCGCTAAGTATGATCTTGCAGGAAATGAAGAAAATTGCCGTATCGTAATTGAAAAACCT is a window encoding:
- the gndA gene encoding NADP-dependent phosphogluconate dehydrogenase, coding for MESKFTLGMIGLGTMGRNLLLNMADKGFAVTGYDKDPKMIQKLKEDGAKHNLTAYSSLEDFIGSLELPRRIMLLVPAGPIVDSVILELLPLLDKGDIIIDSGNSHFTDTSKRAAELSGQGMHFFGMGISGGEEGARFGPSIMPGGDKTAYGEMKEILEAVSAKVNGDPCVAYIGPGASGHFVKMVHNGIEYAMMQLLAEAYDIMKNALEYSNEQIHDVFEQWNNGRLQSFLLEVTKDIFAFKDEKTGGYLVDYIKDEAKSKGTGKWTSQVSMDLQLPIPSINEAVSTRDLSKFKSLRTALAKTYTQDKYTVGDKDKFIVELEQALYFAVISSYAQGLHLLWQASITYEYELNLHEIAQIWRGGCIIRAEFLEDIYQAYKKQPDLEHLYADAGIAKKLEEILPGMRSVVSHTVLTGLAVPAFASALTYFDSLKTERMPSNLIQAQRDFFGAHQFERTDAEGTFHALWNPVKS